The following proteins come from a genomic window of Methanocella conradii HZ254:
- a CDS encoding cation-translocating P-type ATPase, translating to MEHIERGLTEAEARGRLAIHGPNLIVKPREVSFLGIVAEEITEPMILLLLFVGAVYSLWGKLEDALTIFVVIILLVLAEVWNEYRAKKAIASLAKIAAPVAGVLRDGAIKEVKAEEVVPGDVLALSQGTRVAADARLLVSYSLQVDESALTGESFPVLKKEGEEVYAGTVVVSGEGLAEAVATGRGTRLGRLSAAAREIKPPKTPLQKAMKSLAKGLVFVALFFSFLIPFLGYIRGQPLREMVLTGLALAFSIIPEELPIIITMVLGLGAYQLSREGFLVKKLKAAEVLGDATVILTDKTGTITENRMRVVWAYPPDKEKEVLSAAMASMTGLSRSPTDMAIMEKARDMGIRAEGAVLRERSFDATKKTRALIRRLDSGNELFVTGAPERVLKSSLEPRPDIERAMLEEASKGRRVVAVARKAVLEGQEEMPFDELERDVDVAGIVAIEDPPRNGVKETIKRARDAGVRTIMVTGDHPLTAAYIAGEVGIPGERVITGAELASMSDDGLRREVERVSVFARVTPEDKYRLVKAMRENGEVVAVTGDGINDTLALKAADIGIAMGIRGTDVAREAADVVLADDNFVTIGHGIFQGRKFFDNLKKGLKYYLSVKTALILVFLVPVLLGLPLPLAPIQIILLELFMDLAASAGFVAEPAERSIYEPITKKKLFDRGMLAGIGLSGLSLFAAVFGPYYYALSRGLPLEGARTFAFTAWIMGHIFLAFVSRSEREPLISLGPFTNVAMDVWAAAAFAFLFLILATPLGALVKATPLTASQIFLIACIALVATLWQEAIKMLKNIPKTEKA from the coding sequence TTGGAGCATATAGAAAGAGGCCTCACCGAAGCAGAGGCCAGGGGACGGCTGGCCATCCACGGCCCAAACCTAATCGTAAAGCCCAGGGAGGTAAGCTTCCTGGGCATCGTGGCTGAAGAGATAACCGAGCCGATGATCCTCCTGCTATTATTCGTTGGCGCAGTGTACTCGCTCTGGGGCAAGCTCGAGGACGCCCTCACCATATTCGTCGTAATAATTTTGCTGGTCTTAGCCGAGGTGTGGAACGAGTACAGGGCGAAGAAGGCCATCGCATCTCTCGCCAAAATTGCTGCGCCTGTTGCAGGCGTGCTGCGCGATGGCGCCATTAAAGAGGTAAAGGCGGAGGAGGTGGTGCCGGGCGACGTCCTGGCGTTAAGCCAGGGAACCAGGGTGGCGGCCGACGCCAGGCTTCTCGTATCGTATAGCCTGCAGGTGGACGAGTCGGCGCTGACGGGCGAATCCTTCCCGGTCCTGAAAAAGGAGGGAGAAGAGGTGTACGCGGGCACCGTGGTAGTTTCCGGGGAGGGCCTGGCGGAGGCCGTGGCGACTGGAAGGGGCACGAGGCTTGGCAGGCTCTCTGCCGCGGCACGAGAGATAAAGCCGCCGAAGACCCCATTGCAGAAGGCCATGAAGTCGCTCGCGAAGGGCCTGGTATTCGTCGCCCTGTTTTTTAGCTTCTTGATACCGTTTTTAGGGTACATTAGGGGCCAGCCGCTGAGGGAGATGGTATTGACCGGCCTGGCGCTGGCCTTCTCAATCATCCCCGAGGAGCTGCCGATCATTATTACAATGGTGCTCGGCCTTGGAGCATACCAGCTATCCAGGGAGGGCTTCCTGGTTAAAAAGCTGAAGGCGGCCGAGGTCCTCGGAGACGCGACCGTCATTCTCACCGACAAGACGGGCACCATCACGGAGAACAGGATGAGGGTGGTGTGGGCGTACCCTCCGGATAAGGAAAAAGAGGTTCTCAGTGCAGCGATGGCCTCTATGACCGGCCTTTCCCGATCGCCCACGGATATGGCGATAATGGAAAAGGCGAGGGATATGGGCATCCGCGCTGAAGGTGCGGTGCTAAGGGAGCGCAGCTTCGATGCCACTAAAAAGACCAGGGCGCTGATCAGGAGGCTGGATAGCGGCAATGAGCTCTTCGTGACGGGCGCCCCCGAGAGGGTGCTAAAAAGCTCACTGGAGCCAAGGCCGGACATTGAGCGGGCAATGCTGGAGGAGGCGTCAAAGGGGCGCAGGGTGGTGGCGGTGGCCAGGAAGGCCGTGCTGGAGGGGCAGGAGGAAATGCCTTTCGACGAGCTGGAGAGGGACGTGGACGTAGCGGGCATAGTGGCCATAGAGGACCCGCCGCGCAATGGCGTAAAAGAGACCATAAAGAGGGCCAGGGATGCCGGGGTGCGGACCATCATGGTGACGGGTGACCATCCACTTACTGCTGCTTACATCGCCGGGGAGGTGGGCATACCAGGCGAAAGGGTGATAACGGGCGCCGAACTGGCCAGTATGTCCGACGATGGCCTGCGCAGGGAGGTGGAGCGGGTCTCGGTCTTCGCCAGGGTGACGCCTGAGGACAAGTACCGTCTTGTAAAGGCGATGCGGGAGAACGGGGAGGTCGTGGCGGTCACAGGCGACGGGATAAACGACACGCTGGCCCTGAAGGCGGCGGACATCGGGATCGCCATGGGCATAAGGGGCACTGACGTGGCCAGGGAGGCCGCAGACGTGGTGCTCGCCGACGATAATTTCGTCACGATCGGGCACGGCATCTTCCAGGGCAGGAAGTTTTTCGATAACCTGAAAAAGGGCCTCAAATATTATTTATCGGTCAAGACGGCGCTTATCCTCGTATTCCTGGTGCCGGTACTGCTGGGCTTGCCCCTCCCTCTGGCGCCCATCCAGATCATCCTTTTAGAGCTATTCATGGACCTGGCGGCCTCCGCGGGGTTCGTGGCGGAGCCGGCAGAGCGCTCGATATACGAGCCTATAACAAAGAAAAAATTATTCGATAGGGGCATGCTAGCTGGCATCGGCCTGTCCGGCCTAAGCCTGTTCGCCGCCGTGTTCGGGCCCTACTATTACGCCTTATCGAGGGGCCTCCCCCTGGAAGGGGCGCGGACCTTCGCCTTCACCGCATGGATAATGGGGCACATCTTCCTGGCATTCGTGTCCCGCTCGGAGCGGGAGCCGCTCATATCCCTCGGCCCTTTCACGAATGTGGCGATGGACGTGTGGGCGGCAGCGGCGTTCGCCTTCCTGTTCCTCATCCTGGCCACCCCTCTGGGCGCCCTGGTAAAGGCAACGCCCCTCACCGCATCACAAATATTTCTCATCGCGTGCATAGCCCTTGTGGCGACGCTCTGGCAAGAAGCCATTAAAATGCTAAAAAACATACCCAAAACAGAGAAAGCGTAG
- a CDS encoding DHH family phosphoesterase, whose protein sequence is MDENEFYGRVRQYDNVLFLCHKNADADSFGSAYALMRLFGGTVGVEDGLSAIAEALAERLSVSVAIRPDPSKYGLTVVVDASSMVQAGYERLERCAVIDHHEPGDLVGACLFSFTRRASSTAELVFGVYEKNGAHVDAEVAFALLLAILTDTGHFRYAQPGTFEAVARILRDGCIELSSVMDFLAQAPADISSRIAMLKAASRLSLTREGDYLLVTSKVSSFGAQAAASLVGLGADVAFVGSELDGEVRISGRVRRGVELDLAALLNEIGKTYGGSGGGHTAAAGLVIKCPVDIYKVLKACVEAAVRRLTAAQAPPRSPGHCP, encoded by the coding sequence ATGGACGAGAACGAGTTCTACGGCCGAGTAAGGCAATATGATAACGTGTTGTTTCTGTGCCACAAGAACGCCGACGCCGACTCTTTTGGAAGCGCCTACGCCCTGATGCGCCTGTTCGGGGGCACTGTAGGAGTTGAGGACGGCCTTAGCGCGATCGCGGAGGCGCTCGCCGAGCGGCTAAGCGTCAGCGTGGCAATAAGGCCCGACCCGTCGAAATATGGCCTTACGGTCGTCGTGGACGCCTCCAGCATGGTACAGGCTGGCTATGAGAGGCTGGAGAGGTGTGCGGTCATCGACCACCATGAGCCGGGCGACCTGGTAGGCGCGTGCCTGTTCTCTTTCACGAGAAGGGCGTCGTCGACGGCCGAGCTTGTCTTCGGCGTCTACGAGAAAAATGGCGCCCATGTTGATGCAGAGGTGGCGTTCGCCCTGCTTCTCGCCATATTGACTGACACCGGGCACTTCCGGTACGCTCAGCCCGGCACGTTCGAGGCGGTGGCGAGAATTCTCAGGGACGGGTGCATCGAGCTCTCCTCTGTGATGGACTTCCTGGCCCAGGCGCCAGCGGACATCTCGTCGAGGATAGCCATGCTCAAGGCCGCGTCGAGGCTGTCCCTCACCAGGGAGGGCGACTATTTGCTCGTCACCTCGAAGGTCAGCTCGTTCGGCGCCCAGGCCGCCGCTTCCCTGGTGGGGCTTGGGGCTGACGTGGCCTTCGTAGGATCGGAGCTCGACGGGGAAGTGCGGATATCTGGCCGGGTCAGGCGGGGGGTGGAGCTGGACCTGGCAGCGCTTTTAAATGAGATTGGAAAAACGTATGGGGGCAGCGGCGGGGGCCACACGGCTGCCGCAGGCCTGGTCATCAAATGCCCCGTCGACATCTACAAAGTATTAAAGGCGTGCGTCGAGGCTGCGGTTAGGCGCCTCACTGCTGCACAGGCTCCGCCTCGATCTCCCGGTCACTGTCCTTAG
- a CDS encoding matrixin family metalloprotease, which translates to MVSIKSLWPMLAALLIATTAAFVGFPLYVHHEVVKATGAYAPLYLYERSPYDEIVLEVHYQQDAAPSDVALEGLRQMLVNYTGKRVEVQKYGDLPASVVEGRVDDGNVSVIGAGIIERYGHCRMGWLGGSIPIYIIYVNAQGPSSNESEKVVGMSYRADSFVILKNYMDSERLEEAVLIHEAGHLLGLEHCEDRKCVMASVHLEKRSWKLYGGGPPTKFCPVHQKELEDRRHDPFYNSGPLFQNTMSPLTKALVRASAGSSSIF; encoded by the coding sequence ATGGTTTCCATAAAAAGCCTCTGGCCCATGCTGGCGGCTCTCCTCATAGCCACGACGGCCGCGTTCGTCGGGTTTCCCCTGTACGTCCACCATGAGGTCGTCAAGGCTACCGGCGCATACGCCCCTTTATACTTGTATGAGCGCTCCCCTTATGATGAAATCGTGCTGGAGGTGCATTATCAGCAAGATGCAGCCCCTTCCGATGTGGCGCTGGAAGGCCTGAGGCAGATGCTGGTAAACTATACTGGCAAGCGCGTGGAGGTCCAAAAGTATGGGGACCTTCCGGCAAGCGTGGTAGAGGGCAGGGTGGACGACGGTAACGTGAGCGTGATCGGGGCTGGCATCATAGAGCGGTACGGGCACTGCCGGATGGGCTGGCTGGGCGGGAGCATTCCCATTTATATCATATACGTTAACGCCCAGGGCCCATCCTCTAACGAGAGCGAAAAGGTGGTGGGCATGTCGTATAGGGCTGACTCTTTCGTCATCCTTAAGAATTACATGGATAGCGAGCGCCTCGAAGAGGCGGTGCTCATCCACGAGGCGGGCCACCTGCTGGGACTGGAGCACTGCGAGGATAGGAAATGTGTAATGGCGTCGGTGCATCTGGAAAAAAGGTCCTGGAAGCTTTACGGCGGCGGGCCGCCGACTAAATTCTGCCCCGTGCACCAGAAGGAGCTTGAAGACCGGCGCCACGACCCATTTTATAACTCAGGACCGCTCTTTCAGAATACCATGTCGCCGCTCACGAAAGCCCTCGTGCGGGCATCGGCGGGGTCGTCGAGCATCTTCTGA
- a CDS encoding ABC transporter ATP-binding protein → MMISVRGLSKSVNGRAILKNVCLEVGEGEALALVGPNGAGKTTLLRIINMLDTCYEGEVLINGINVREGGTMLRRSMAMVFQKPVVFSMNVYDNVAYGLRLRKVPRAEMDERVKEVLALLDMSGREREPARHLSGGEAQRVAFARAYVLKPKLLLLDEPTANLDRNNVAIIEKAIRNINERYGTTVVMVTHSLQQARRLARRMAFMMDGELVEAGSIQKMLDDPADARTRAFVSGDMVF, encoded by the coding sequence ATGATGATATCAGTCAGGGGCCTTTCGAAGAGCGTGAACGGCAGGGCCATATTGAAGAACGTGTGCCTTGAGGTCGGGGAGGGCGAGGCCCTGGCGCTGGTCGGGCCGAACGGCGCAGGCAAGACCACGCTGCTACGAATAATAAACATGCTCGACACTTGCTATGAGGGCGAGGTATTAATAAACGGGATTAACGTCAGGGAGGGCGGGACGATGCTGAGGCGGTCCATGGCGATGGTTTTCCAGAAGCCCGTGGTCTTTTCCATGAACGTGTACGATAACGTGGCGTACGGGCTGAGGCTCAGGAAGGTGCCCAGGGCGGAGATGGATGAGCGGGTGAAGGAGGTGCTCGCCCTTCTCGACATGTCGGGCCGGGAACGGGAGCCGGCAAGGCACCTCTCCGGGGGTGAGGCGCAGCGCGTCGCCTTCGCCCGTGCCTACGTGCTCAAGCCGAAGCTGCTATTACTAGACGAGCCCACCGCCAACCTGGACAGGAATAACGTGGCCATAATAGAGAAAGCCATAAGGAACATCAACGAGCGCTACGGCACGACTGTGGTCATGGTCACCCATAGCCTGCAGCAGGCCAGGAGGCTTGCCCGGCGGATGGCGTTCATGATGGACGGCGAGCTGGTCGAGGCTGGCAGCATTCAGAAGATGCTCGACGACCCCGCCGATGCCCGCACGAGGGCTTTCGTGAGCGGCGACATGGTATTCTGA
- the ilvN gene encoding acetolactate synthase small subunit gives MANGNGKSHTLSVLVANKPGVLTHVSGLFSRRGYNIDSLTVGVTENPEISRMTIVVHGDEHVIEQVTKQLNKLIDIIKVVDLSPQESVDRELALIKVSASPESRGEIIQIVNIFRAKIVDVSAKSLIIEVTGSTDKINALEELMRPFGIKEMVRTGKVALVRGAKPTQFDR, from the coding sequence ATGGCCAACGGCAACGGGAAATCCCATACCCTTTCGGTGCTTGTCGCGAACAAGCCTGGCGTGCTCACGCACGTCTCCGGCCTGTTTAGCAGGCGCGGCTACAACATCGACAGCCTGACTGTGGGCGTGACCGAGAACCCCGAGATATCGAGGATGACCATCGTGGTTCATGGGGACGAGCACGTCATCGAGCAGGTCACCAAGCAGCTTAACAAGCTCATCGACATAATCAAGGTTGTGGACCTGTCCCCCCAGGAGTCAGTGGACCGTGAGCTTGCCCTTATTAAGGTGAGCGCCAGCCCGGAGTCGAGGGGCGAGATCATCCAGATCGTGAACATCTTCAGGGCTAAGATCGTGGACGTGAGCGCCAAGAGCCTGATAATAGAGGTCACTGGCAGCACGGATAAGATCAACGCCCTGGAGGAGCTTATGAGGCCCTTTGGCATCAAGGAGATGGTCAGGACGGGCAAGGTGGCCCTGGTGAGGGGCGCGAAGCCCACGCAGTTCGACAGGTAA
- a CDS encoding TIGR00288 family NYN domain-containing protein, with amino-acid sequence MPPIKNTIISPIKNPFKLDKIPFFRERSKERKNIALLVDGPNMLRKEFQIDLEVVRDILKRYGDIKVGKVFLNQYASDKLVEAIENQGFEPIIGSGDVDVRLAVDAIELVFSPNIDTIAIVTRDADFKPVLAKANAHGKETIVFGAEPGLSIALKNVADFVIVFDGNEWHEVTKDSDREIEAEPVQQ; translated from the coding sequence ATGCCACCTATAAAGAATACTATCATATCGCCGATTAAAAACCCGTTCAAGCTGGACAAGATACCGTTTTTTAGGGAGAGGAGCAAGGAGAGGAAGAATATAGCCCTTCTTGTGGACGGCCCTAACATGCTCCGCAAGGAGTTCCAGATCGACCTAGAGGTGGTCCGGGATATCCTGAAGCGCTATGGGGACATCAAGGTTGGCAAGGTTTTTCTAAACCAGTATGCCTCGGATAAGCTTGTGGAAGCCATCGAGAACCAGGGCTTCGAGCCCATCATCGGCTCCGGGGACGTCGATGTGCGGCTTGCCGTCGACGCCATAGAGCTGGTTTTCAGCCCAAACATCGATACCATTGCCATCGTGACCCGGGACGCGGACTTCAAGCCAGTGCTGGCGAAGGCTAACGCGCACGGCAAGGAGACGATAGTGTTCGGCGCGGAGCCTGGCCTGTCGATAGCGCTGAAGAACGTGGCCGACTTCGTCATCGTGTTCGACGGGAACGAGTGGCACGAGGTCACTAAGGACAGTGACCGGGAGATCGAGGCGGAGCCTGTGCAGCAGTGA
- a CDS encoding 2-isopropylmalate synthase: MRRTRYCDFTWGIVFYSVEIPNKTIEIFDTTLRDGEQTPGVSFTHEKKLEIARQLDRLGVNIIEAGFPISSAGEKEAVKDISRLGLNCIVCGLARVVKADIDACLDADVGMVHTFVSTSDIQREHTIKKSREEVVAMAVEAVEYIKRHGLPCLFSAMDATRTDVDYLIKVFKAAEDAGADILNIPDTVGVASPVSMKGLTAEVYKNVRVPIAVHCHNDFGLAVANSLAAVEAGAKQVQVTMNSLGERAGNADLAQVVMSLHSIYGVRTTIRTRHLVETARVIERFSGIPISPTQPVVGANAFSHESGIHSHGVIEESKTFEPGIMTPEMVGHQRRLVLGKHTGKHAVKKILNDSGLEPTEAELNAILERVKALGDKGKKVTDVDLYAITEAVMGEVAHAEKRIVLDELSVMTGNMVTPTATVRLTVDGKQYVGAMTGVGPVDAALKAVESLVNGPNRMRLREFRMEAITGGSDALAEVMVGVEDDKGHMVTARAAREDIVRASVEALVNAMNRLSTISKK, translated from the coding sequence TTGAGGCGTACCAGATATTGTGATTTCACATGGGGAATCGTTTTTTACTCTGTAGAGATACCGAATAAGACCATAGAGATTTTTGATACGACTCTCCGCGATGGGGAGCAAACGCCCGGCGTGTCTTTCACGCACGAAAAGAAACTCGAGATCGCCCGCCAGCTCGACAGGCTTGGCGTGAACATAATCGAGGCAGGTTTTCCGATTTCATCGGCAGGCGAGAAGGAAGCCGTAAAGGACATCTCTCGCCTGGGATTGAATTGTATCGTATGCGGCCTGGCCAGAGTTGTCAAGGCCGACATAGACGCCTGCCTGGACGCGGACGTGGGCATGGTCCACACCTTCGTCTCCACCTCTGACATCCAGAGGGAGCACACGATTAAGAAGTCGAGGGAAGAGGTGGTGGCCATGGCTGTAGAGGCCGTAGAATACATCAAGAGGCATGGCCTGCCCTGCCTGTTCTCCGCCATGGACGCCACGAGGACCGACGTGGACTACCTCATCAAGGTCTTTAAGGCTGCCGAGGATGCGGGCGCTGACATCCTGAACATCCCCGACACCGTGGGCGTGGCGTCTCCCGTATCCATGAAGGGCTTGACGGCGGAGGTCTATAAGAACGTGAGGGTACCAATAGCAGTGCACTGCCACAACGACTTCGGGCTGGCGGTGGCCAACAGCCTGGCCGCGGTGGAGGCCGGGGCGAAGCAGGTTCAGGTCACGATGAACAGCCTGGGGGAGAGGGCGGGCAACGCGGACCTGGCTCAGGTCGTCATGAGCCTTCATTCTATATATGGCGTCAGGACGACGATAAGGACGAGGCATCTTGTGGAGACCGCGAGGGTCATAGAGCGGTTCTCGGGCATCCCCATCTCGCCCACCCAGCCGGTGGTGGGGGCTAACGCCTTCTCGCACGAGTCGGGGATACACAGCCACGGCGTCATAGAGGAGAGCAAGACCTTCGAGCCTGGCATCATGACGCCCGAGATGGTGGGCCACCAGCGCAGGCTCGTGCTGGGCAAGCACACGGGGAAGCACGCCGTGAAGAAGATCCTCAACGATTCCGGCCTTGAGCCGACGGAGGCGGAGCTTAACGCCATACTGGAGAGGGTGAAGGCCCTCGGGGACAAGGGCAAGAAGGTCACCGACGTTGACCTTTATGCGATCACCGAGGCAGTCATGGGGGAGGTTGCCCACGCAGAGAAGCGCATAGTCCTGGACGAGCTTTCGGTGATGACGGGCAACATGGTGACCCCTACGGCAACAGTGAGGCTGACGGTGGATGGCAAACAGTACGTGGGGGCCATGACGGGGGTGGGCCCCGTCGACGCCGCCCTCAAGGCCGTGGAGAGCCTGGTGAATGGCCCGAACAGGATGCGCCTGCGGGAGTTCAGGATGGAGGCGATAACGGGCGGCTCCGACGCGCTGGCGGAGGTCATGGTCGGCGTCGAGGACGACAAAGGCCACATGGTCACGGCGAGGGCGGCCCGGGAGGACATCGTGAGGGCTTCCGTCGAGGCCCTGGTAAATGCCATGAACCGCCTTTCCACAATATCGAAAAAATGA
- a CDS encoding acetolactate synthase large subunit, protein MSANAPQRMPGARALIRCLEAEGVDTIFGYPGGVVLPIYDELYDSSIRHILVRHEQAAAHAADGYARATGRVGVCLATSGPGATNLVTGIATAYMDSVPIVAMTGQVVTSLIGNDAFQEADITGITIPITKHNYLIKDAKELPRIVKEAFYIASTGRPGPVLIDIPKDVSAGLIDYTPVEKVQLPSYKPTYSGHPLQIKKACELIEKAERPVMLVGGGAIISGAHEEVRQLAETLMAPVTTTLMGKGAFPEDHPLSLGMLGMHGTRYANYAVIDCDLLIAIGARFDDRVTGKIESFAPRAKIIHIDIDPAELGKNVRVDVPIVGDARIILKKLISTLKIKLPKTAEWNRKVEAWKKEYPLDYDKDCNELKPQCIVERLNEIVKDGIFVTEVGQNQMWAAHYIKCKKPRTFISSGGLGTMGYGFPAAIGAKIGRPDSEVWDIAGDGSIQMNIQELATAVSNDVPVRVAILNNEYLGMVRQWQELFYNRRYSYTSMKGQPDFVKVAEAYGAVGIRVDRKEDVKDAIIAAMKSDKPVFIDFRVSKEENVFPMVPAGASINEFVEQRGYK, encoded by the coding sequence GTGAGCGCGAACGCACCCCAGAGGATGCCCGGCGCCAGGGCGCTTATAAGGTGCCTTGAGGCCGAGGGCGTGGATACCATCTTCGGGTATCCAGGTGGCGTTGTCCTGCCAATATATGACGAGCTCTACGACTCGAGCATCCGCCATATACTGGTCAGGCATGAGCAAGCGGCTGCACACGCGGCGGACGGCTATGCGAGGGCCACGGGGCGCGTAGGCGTATGCCTGGCAACCAGCGGCCCCGGGGCGACGAACCTTGTAACGGGCATCGCCACCGCTTACATGGACTCGGTGCCCATCGTCGCCATGACGGGGCAGGTCGTGACCAGCCTTATAGGTAACGACGCCTTCCAGGAAGCGGACATCACGGGCATTACCATACCCATCACCAAGCACAACTACCTCATCAAGGACGCAAAGGAGCTCCCCAGGATCGTCAAGGAGGCGTTCTACATCGCCTCCACGGGCAGGCCCGGCCCGGTGCTGATCGACATACCCAAGGACGTGTCGGCAGGGCTGATAGACTATACCCCTGTAGAGAAGGTGCAGCTTCCAAGCTACAAGCCGACATACTCCGGGCACCCATTGCAGATAAAGAAGGCCTGCGAGCTCATCGAGAAGGCCGAGAGGCCCGTGATGCTCGTCGGGGGCGGGGCGATAATATCGGGCGCCCACGAAGAGGTGAGGCAGCTTGCCGAGACGCTCATGGCGCCGGTGACCACGACGCTCATGGGCAAGGGGGCTTTCCCCGAAGACCACCCTCTTTCGCTGGGCATGCTGGGCATGCATGGCACCAGGTACGCTAATTACGCGGTCATCGACTGCGACCTCTTGATAGCCATAGGGGCACGTTTCGATGACCGGGTGACGGGCAAGATCGAGAGCTTCGCCCCGAGGGCGAAGATAATCCACATAGACATAGACCCGGCCGAGCTTGGTAAGAACGTCCGGGTGGACGTGCCCATAGTGGGGGATGCCAGGATAATCCTCAAGAAGCTCATATCCACATTAAAAATTAAGCTGCCTAAGACGGCGGAGTGGAACCGCAAGGTTGAGGCCTGGAAGAAGGAGTACCCGCTCGACTATGATAAGGATTGCAATGAGCTGAAGCCCCAGTGCATCGTGGAGCGGCTGAACGAGATCGTGAAGGATGGGATATTCGTCACCGAGGTGGGCCAGAACCAGATGTGGGCCGCCCATTATATTAAGTGCAAAAAGCCGAGGACCTTCATTTCCTCGGGCGGCCTGGGCACGATGGGGTATGGCTTTCCAGCCGCCATCGGGGCCAAGATTGGCCGCCCGGACAGCGAGGTCTGGGACATAGCGGGCGACGGGAGCATCCAGATGAACATCCAGGAGCTTGCTACGGCTGTGAGCAACGACGTACCCGTCAGGGTGGCCATCCTTAACAACGAGTACCTTGGCATGGTCAGGCAGTGGCAGGAGCTGTTTTATAATAGGCGTTACTCCTATACCAGCATGAAGGGCCAGCCCGACTTCGTCAAGGTGGCCGAGGCTTATGGGGCTGTGGGCATAAGGGTCGACCGCAAGGAGGACGTGAAGGACGCCATAATCGCCGCGATGAAGAGCGATAAGCCGGTCTTCATCGACTTCAGGGTTAGCAAGGAGGAGAACGTCTTCCCGATGGTGCCTGCCGGCGCCTCCATCAACGAGTTCGTCGAGCAGAGGGGGTATAAGTGA
- a CDS encoding HisA/HisF-related TIM barrel protein — protein MRCILACDLKGGIVVRGVRGERDKYRPIAESSRIVHTSDPVEVIRRLRPSEAYIADLDRITGAGDNLEVIKRLSGMTRTMVDAGISSPLDFKEAMEAAGSVIIGTETATLSAIEQCQGSRTIISLDMRHGRTMCRDPSLNLSPLEVIGLLNGMELAAVILLDVARVGTGEGVDASLVASAASASRHRIIVGGGVKDASDLELLERCGASGAIVASAIHDGRIPLSVLRA, from the coding sequence ATGCGCTGCATACTGGCCTGCGACCTGAAGGGCGGCATCGTGGTGAGAGGGGTAAGAGGGGAAAGGGATAAGTATCGCCCCATCGCCGAGTCGAGCCGTATCGTGCACACCTCGGACCCCGTTGAAGTGATCCGCAGGCTCAGGCCGTCCGAGGCCTACATAGCCGACCTCGACCGGATTACCGGGGCTGGAGATAACCTTGAGGTCATTAAAAGGCTGTCGGGCATGACGCGTACCATGGTCGATGCGGGCATATCGAGTCCCCTCGATTTCAAGGAGGCCATGGAGGCGGCAGGGTCGGTCATAATCGGCACCGAGACTGCCACGTTGAGCGCCATAGAGCAGTGCCAGGGGAGCCGGACCATCATAAGCCTTGATATGAGGCACGGGAGGACGATGTGCAGGGACCCTTCCTTGAATTTATCGCCTCTTGAGGTCATAGGGCTGCTCAACGGAATGGAGCTTGCCGCAGTAATTCTATTAGACGTGGCGAGGGTGGGAACGGGCGAGGGCGTCGATGCGAGCCTTGTGGCATCGGCAGCATCCGCCTCCAGGCACCGCATCATAGTGGGAGGCGGGGTGAAAGATGCCAGCGACCTTGAGCTACTGGAAAGGTGTGGGGCGTCCGGCGCCATAGTTGCGTCGGCGATTCATGACGGAAGGATACCGCTGAGCGTGCTGAGGGCTTGA
- a CDS encoding ABC transporter permease, with protein sequence MGVIIDGFIQAMLLIVSLDPEIIDIASLSLKVSGASTLLASAMGIPLGAFIALNEFPLKRLLKNIIYTLMGLPPVVAGLLVFLMVSRAGPLGTYGLLFTPTAMVIAQVLLILPIITGLTITATRAVDRAIIDTAISMGAGRLHTALITLNEARQALIVAVLAGFGRAVAEVGAVMIVGGDIRWSTRVLTTSIVLETRMGDYTMAIALGTILLSLSFVINMALNLLQGER encoded by the coding sequence TTGGGCGTTATCATCGATGGTTTCATACAGGCCATGCTCCTTATAGTAAGCCTCGACCCTGAAATCATCGACATAGCCTCGCTATCCCTTAAGGTGTCCGGGGCGTCCACTTTGCTGGCGTCGGCGATGGGCATACCGCTCGGCGCATTTATCGCTCTCAACGAGTTTCCTCTTAAGCGGCTTTTGAAGAATATAATCTATACGTTGATGGGCTTGCCGCCCGTGGTCGCGGGCCTCCTGGTGTTTTTAATGGTGTCGAGGGCCGGGCCGCTGGGCACGTACGGGCTGCTTTTCACGCCCACGGCGATGGTCATAGCCCAGGTCCTGCTCATCCTTCCGATAATAACGGGTCTCACGATTACCGCAACGAGGGCGGTAGACAGGGCCATCATCGATACGGCCATATCCATGGGAGCGGGCCGGCTGCACACAGCACTAATCACCTTGAACGAGGCGAGGCAGGCGCTGATAGTCGCAGTGCTGGCAGGGTTCGGCCGGGCGGTGGCAGAGGTCGGCGCCGTGATGATAGTTGGGGGCGATATCCGGTGGAGCACCCGCGTGCTTACCACCTCCATCGTACTAGAGACGAGGATGGGCGACTACACCATGGCCATAGCGCTGGGGACCATTCTATTATCCCTCTCTTTTGTAATTAACATGGCTTTGAACCTCCTGCAGGGGGAGCGATGA